GGCTGAGTCCTGGTGAGGTAGTAGGAGCGATTGGCATTGAGGATCTTTCCGTAGTGATTGATCTGGTAGATAAAATTATCTACCATGGCCCTGGCAAGATCTATCCTGCCGTCAATAAGCAGCCCCACACCTTCAAAATAACTGTCCCAGCCGTACATTTCGTTGAACCTGCCGCCGGGAACCACAAACGGAACCCCGCGCCCATCCTCAATTTTTAGAGCCAGCAGGCCCGGCTTCTCATTTATGGATTTCACGTATTGCGGTGTGATTTTCTCCGGAAGCACCACGACCTCAAACCCGCTTAATTCCTGCTGAAGATCCTTGTAATATTTTATTCCTGAAGTATCTGTTGCCGGCACGTACAGCCGCTGCACCCCATCTGAAGCTTTTGTATCCCTCAGGATCTTCTCAATCCCCTTCCGGTCTATGGTGCGGGTGAGGTCATCCCAAAATTGCTCTTTGATCCTGCGGGAAATTCGATCTGCCGGTTTTTCCTGAATCTCTTCCAGGCTGATTTCAAGATAATCCTCATCATTTCCCCTGGCAATGGCCAGCTCCTGAAGTAAATTTGATAAATAATAAATTTCCCCAATTGCTACCGAATCTCCCTGGGAACGGGGTATCAAAAATGGCATTTTTGGCTCGTCTTCTACCGTGACCTTCTTATCCCCATCGGTATCGGCCTGCTGCAACAGGCGCTGCATAGTCTTTTCTGTCTCCAGCTGAAATTCCTGTGCGAAAACAGGAGCATTCAGAAGAAACAGGAAAAAAATAAAGCTGAAAAATCTCCTTTTTGAGACCATAGTTTTTCTGTTGAAACAGAAAGTTACGAATTCTCAGAGAGAAAGCTTCAGGAATCTTTTTTGAGGAATTTAATGTTTCGGGTAAATCCGCTGTACTTGGTGCGTTTTACCGCCGACTTCCTGAAAACCTCCCGAAAAGTCTCTTCTGTGATCTCTTCCCAGTCTTTTTTGCTCATGCTCAACAATTCGGGATGCGGATTGAACAGCGGCTCGTTATGGGGTTTTGAAAACCGGTTCCACGGGCACACATCCTGGCAAGTATCGCAGCCAAAAGCCCAGTCATCAAACTTCCCCTTCATTTCCTGCGGAAGCTGATCCTTCAGTTCAATTGTGAAATAGGAAATACATTTGCTGCCGTCAACTTTGTAGGGTTCTACAATGGCATTTGTGGGGCAGGCGTCGATACAGGCGGTGCAGCTTCCGCAGTGATCGGTTACGGGCGCGTCGTATTCCAGTTCCAAGTCCACAATGAGTTCGGCTACAAAAAAGAACGAACCTTTTTGTTTGGAAAGCAGCAGCGTGTGCTTGCCCACCCAGCCCAAACCGGCTTTGGCGGCCCAGGCTTTGTCCATCACCGGCGCAGAATCTACAAAAGCCCTGCCTCCAACCTCGCCTATTTCCTGCTGCATGAACTGCAGTAAACTTTTCAGTTTATCTTTTATGACATAATGATAATCGGTGCCGTAGGCGTATTTGCTGATTTTGTAGGAATCTTCGCGCTGTTTCTCCTCGGGGTAATAATTGAGCAGCAGGGAAATCACGCTTTTTGAGCCCTCAACAAGTTTGGTGGGGTCGAGTCGCTTGTCAAAATAATTCTCCAAAAATGACATTTTTCCGTGTCTTTCTTTGGAAAGATATTCTTCCAGGCGCGGCGCTTCTTCCTCGAGAAATTCAGCTTTGGAAATGCCGCAAGACAAGAAGCCAAGGCGCTTAGCTTCGGCTTTAATTAAAGCGCTGTTCTTTGATCTTGCTGAATTATTCACTTTCTGAAACTTTGCAACTTCTGTGCCCAACACAAAAAATTATGAGGTGCCAAAAATAGCATTTTTGGAAGGGATTATTTCCGAAGCTTAAACTGAAGTACGGCGTTTTTTGGTTTAAGGGTGATGAGCGGCTGAATTTGGATTTCTCCCGGGCCGGCCTCAATTTTGTACCTGGAAACCAGTTCGGCTACCGTCATGACCATTTCATACATGGCAAAATTATTCCCGATGCATTTGCGCGGGCCTGCACCAAAAGGAAAAAAACTGGCGTATTTCCCTTCAAGAAATCTTTCAGGTAAAAACTGCTCAGGATCCTTCCAATGCTTTGGGTGCCTGTGGATCTCATAAATAGAAAACAACAGGCTGGAACCTTTGGGATAGAATTTCCCTTCGAATTCGTCATCTTCGAGGTTCACCCTGTCAATAAAATATACCGGCGGATACAGCCTCATGCCCTCTTCCACCACCGCCTGCGTATAGCGGCAATGCCTTAGGAATCCCATAAGATCTTCGGGATTATCTTTGGCAAGTTGCACTTCTGCGAGTATTTTCTCCTGCACTTGGGGATTTCTTCCCAGCAGCTGGGTAATAAAAGTCAGTGCATTTGAAGTAGTTTCGTGGCCGGCCGTAAACAGGATGAGGATCTCGTCGATAAGCTGCTCATGCGTCATGGTATTGCCATCTTCATAACGGGCGTCGAGCAGCATATCGAGCAGGTCGTCTTCACGCTTGCCGCTTTGTTTGCGATCTTCAATAATGCGGGTGAGGATCTGCCTGGCCTCGGCGGTTAGGTCGAGGTGTTCCTTAATTTTTCCAAACCACTTAAAGTACCAGCCCAGGTACGGCTGCCGCAGCTCCTTCACGAGCATTTTTTGAGCAGCTTCGGTAATAAACTGAAGCCTGTCGATCTCCCGCTGGCCCACGGCACTGCTGAAAAGGGATTTTACCACAGTTTGAAAAGCAAGGTCATTGTACACCGGAAAAACATCCATGGGTGCCGTGGTATTGATCTTCTTCAACTCTTCCACGATTGCCGATTGCACTTTATCTAACAGCCCCGCCAATTGCTTTTTGTGAAAAGCAGGCTGGATGAGCTTACGCTGTTTTTTCCAAAGCTCTCCTTCGGCAGTGAGCAGGCCCTGACCCAGATATTTGGCCATATCTACAGTCTGAATTTCCGATTTCGTGTAGTTCTTCTGATTCTTCTGAAGCACATATTCGGCAAAACCAGAATCACGGGAAAAGATGATCTCCCTTCCCATCCCCACGTTCAGCAAAAAAGTGTCCCCGTGCTTTTCAAAATTCTGATGGTGAAACGGCAGCGGATTTTTTAAAATGCCAAGGGCACTTTTGTAAAAATGCTTTCGGGAAACTTTGGGTATGCCGTGGGTCTTTTTCATATTTTCAGTAATTTTTCAGACCTAATAGGTTTCTGAAACCCGTTAGGTAAGTCTAAAAGGCCAATTTTGAAATCCTTTGGTAACGCCTAAAATTTATTAAATAAAGACCTAACAGGTCTTGAAGACCTGTTAGGTCTGGCCCTGTAGAAAGTTACTCAGATAATCGGTTTGTAATTTTCTTTCATCATGCCAATGTTCGAACACTTCAGGATCGATAAGAGATAGTATATATTCTCTTTTCAGAAGAGAAGGTTTAGACGATTTATAAGCCTGATATGACGAAAATTTATAGGTTTTATAATCTTCAGTAAAACCGTGCTTTACCGGATTAAGATGAATATAAGCAATTAATTGAATTAAGTATTTCTCATCCTCCACTCTTTTTCTTTTAATATGTTCCTGAAAAAGACTTCCAGACCTGCCATATCTTTTATTAAAGGCTTTAGTGTAGGCGTTGAATAGATGTGAAAAAGCCAGGTGTGGCTTTTCACATAATTTAGGAGATAAATCCTGAGGATCTTTAAGCCTCAATAATAAATGGAAATGGTTTTTTAGAAGGCAGTAGGCATAAATGTCACAAACAGGCACTAAATATTTTTTAAGGAGATAAAGAAAATATTGATAATTCTCCAATTCTCTAAAAATATCTTCCTTATTATTCCCCCGATTGAAAATATGGTAGGTTCCACCCGGCTCCAGTACATCCTGTTTCATGTCCAAATACTTTAAAACCTAACAGGTCTTGAAGACCTATTAGGTTTGTTAAAACAGTCCTCCCTGGATACCGCCTCTTACTCTTCCGAGGTGTTTATAGGCCGCCTCGGTGACTTCTCTTCCCCGGGGGGTGCGCTGAATGAAGCCCTGCTGAATTAGGAAAGGTTCGTATACTTCTTCTATAGTCTCTGCGCTTTCACTAACGGCGGTTGCCAATGTGGTAATTCCAACAGGACCACCTTTGAATTTGTCAATTATAGTGGTGAGGATCTTGTTATCCATTTCATCGAGGCCGTGGGCATCAACATTTAACGCTTTAAGGCTGTACTTGGCAATTTCAATATCTATTTTCCCGTTGCCTTTGATCTGGGCAAAATCCCTTACCCTTCTTAAAAGGGCATTTGCGATACGAGGGGTACCACGGCTGCGGCCTGCAATCTCGATAGCAGCTTCCATAGAAATTGGCACTTTGAGGATATGGGCGCTGCGTTGTACGATATCAGATAATAATTCGGTAGTGTAATATTCGAGTCGGCTGGAAATTCCGAAGCGGGCGCGCATAGGTGCGGTTAGTAATCCGCTACGGGTGGTTGCACCAATAAGGGTAAAAGGATTAAGATTGATCTGGACTGAACGGGCATTGGGGCCGGTTTCGATCATGATATCGATCCTGTAATCTTCCATGGCTGAATACAAATATTCTTCCACAACAGCACTAAGGCGGTGGATCTCATCTATGAAAAGTACATCCCTTTCTTCAAGGTTGGTTAGTAAACCGGCAAGATCGCCGGGTTTATCCAAAACAGGACCTGAGGTGACTTTAATCCCGACTCCAAGTTCATTGGCCAGAATATGAGCTAAAGTGGTTTTACCAAGTCCCGGAGGCCCGTGAAACAGCGTATGATCTAGCGCCTCTCCCCGCTGATTGGCTGCACTTACAAAAACTTTCAGATTATCGAGCACCTGATCCTGGCCGGCAAAATCGTCAAATTGCAGCGGCCTTAAAGCTCTTTCAATGTCCATTTCTTCAGGAGAAAAATTCTCTCCGGTTGGATCAAGGTTTTCGTTCATGCTCATGAGGTTTGGAGCAAAGATAAAAGAAAAAAGCCTTTTCAGTAGTTGAAAAGGCTTTGTAGTATTAAAGAAGGATTGCTTAGTGGTTAAGCTCTTCTTCCCCTTTTTGAAGCGGTACGTTTTGGGGCGCAAAATCCTGCCCTGCAATTACGTAGTCGCCATTTTCATTTGTTTTACTGTAGTCGTAAGCCCAACGGTAAACGTGTGGGATCTCTCCAGGCCAGTTTCCGTGGATAGGCTCCACAGGAGTAGTCCACTCAAGTGAGTTGGAGTTCCAGGGGTTGGCAGTAGCTTTCTTACCCGCAAAAATAGAATGGATAAAATTGTAAAGGAACACCAGCTGTACCAAAGCAGTAATGATGGCGAATACGGTAATCAACACGTTGATCTCCAAAAGGTCATCAAAGTATGGGAAAGCGGTGTTATCGTAGTATCTACGCGGAAGACCTGCCATTCCCACAAAGTGCATTGGGAAGAAAACCCCGTAGGCCCCTATAATGGTGATCCAGAAGTGGATGTAGCCAAGGTTCTTGTTCATCATGCGCCCAAACATTTTTGGGAACCAGTGGTAGATACCGGCAAACATTCCGTAGAGCGCCGAAATACCCATCACCAGGTGGAAGTGAGCCACAACGAAGTATGTATCGTGAACGTTGATATCAAGGGTACTGTCCCCAAGCACGATCCCGGTTAGACCTCCTGTGATGAAGGTAGAAACGAAACCAATGGAGAACAGCATTGACGGGTTCATTTGCAGGTTTCCTTTCCAGATCGTTGTAATCCAGTTAAAGGCTTTTACTGCGGAAGGAATCGCGATCAATAGCGTGGTAAAGGTAAACACCGAACCAAGGAACGGGTTCATACCCGATACGAACATGTGGTGCCCCCAAACGATGGTTGAAAGAAAGGCAATTCCCAGAATGGAAGCGATCATCGCACGGTATCCAAAAATGGGTTTTCTGGAGTTGGTTGCAAGGATCTCTGAAGCGATACCCATGGCAGGAAGAATAACAATGTAAACTTCGGGGTGACCAAGGAACCAAAAAAGGTGTTCAAACAGGATAGGCGACCCACCCTGGTAGTGCAATACTTCACCTCCAATATAGATATCACTTAAGAAGAACGAAGTTCCGAAGCTTCTATCCATGATAAGCATCAAAGCTGCCGATAAGAGTACCGGGAAAGAAACCACCCCAATGATTGCAGTAACAAAAAGTGCCCAGATAGTCAATGGTAAACGGGTCATAGACATGCCCTTAGTTCTAAGGTTAATGACCGTAACAATATAGTTTAGCGAACCAAGTAGAGACGAAGCAATGAAGATGGCCATAGACACCAGCCAAAGTGTCATTCCCAGCCCCGAACCACCAATAGCCTGTGGCAGTGCACTAAGCGGCGGATAGATAGTCCATCCTGCGGAAGCAGGACCCGACTCAATAAACAATGAGCTTAGCATGATGACACAGGAAAGGAAGAACAGCCAGTAAGAGAGCATATTCATAAATCCTGAAGCCATATCGCGGGCACCAATTTGAAGCGGAATCAAAAGGTTACTAAAGGTTCCACTAAGCCCCTGTGTAAGTACAAAGAATACCATGATGGTACCGTGAATAGTCACAAGAGCAAGGTAGATCTCCTGGCTCATAACACCTCCCGGGGCCCATTTTCCTAAAAAGATCTCAAATATTTTAAATGATTCAGACGGCCAGGCAAGCTGCATACGGAAGAAAATGGACATTGCAATTCCAATAATCCCCATAAAAAGAGCCGTGAAAAGGTATTGCTTTGCAATAACCTTATGATCCATGCTGAATATATATTTCGTAAAGAAATTACCCTCATGGTGATGATCATCATGAGCGTGTTCATTAACCGGTACGTGTCCTACTGCTGACATATTTCTTTATTCTTAACTTTATTAATTTTCTACCTGTGCAAGTTCGTTCCCGCTACTTTGTTCTACCTGCGTGCCTGCAGTTGCTGCTTGCATGGTTTCAGAATACTCCTTTTGTTCTGCCATCCAGGTATTGAATTCTTCTTCGGTCTCTACAACTACTTTCATTTGCATGTTGTAGTGTGCCACACCACAAATTTTATTACACAACAGGTAATATTCAAATTGCTCATAGTCTCCCAAAGGTTCTTCCCCCAATGCAGCAAGCTCGGCGCTCTTCTCTCTTCTTATTTCATTAATATATGCGACCTTGTCTCTCATATATTCGGTCTCATTGATCTCATCGGTAGTTACAGTTGGCGTGAATGAGAACTGAGTGATCATTCCAGGAACCACGTTCATTTGAGCTCTAAAGTGTGGGAAGTATGCAGAGTGCAGCACATCCTGCGATCTCATTTTGAACAATACAGGCCTGTTCACCGGAAGGTGGATCTCTGCCGTGATCACATCATCCATTGCATAAGGATCGCTTTCATCAACCCCCATAGTGTTAGCTCCTTCAATAAAACGAACGTTTGCTTTTCCAAGAACATTATCCTGCCCGGCATAACGTGCCTGCCAGCTAAATTGTTTGGCATAAAGTTCAATGACAATAGGGTCATCTTCTTCATCAACATCCATAATATCACTCCAGGTAAACAATCCGTAGATGATCAACCCGGCCAGTACAATTACCGGAATGATGGTCCAAACAAATTCCAGCTTATCGTTATCGGCAAAGAAAAGTGCTTTCTGCCCTTTTTTACCTTTGTATTTAAAGGCAAAGTAGTGAAGAAGGCCCTGGGTGATCACCTGCACAAACATGATCACAGCCATGGTAATCAACAAGAGGTTGTCATAATCGGCTCCATGTTCTGAAGAAGCTGCAGGTAAAGCCCTGTCGCTAAAGTTCCAGAAGTTGTAAAGCATGAAAAGATAGAATGCGATACCAAAGGCAAGCATTAGGTTCCCCTGAGTTCTGTTATCCTTATCACTTGCGACCTCAGAAGCATCGGTGGAACTGGTGTTCCTCGATAATTGAAAGATCCTGGAAAGCTGCCAGATAGTTATCGCAAATAATGCTACTACTATTATGATTAAAAATACTGTCATTTTATAGTTTCTCTTTTAACAATCTTTTAATAATGATAATGCTCACTCTCCTTGATGAAAGGATTGCCTTTAGCCAGTAATGGTGCTTTTGTTAGGGCGCTAAATACCACAAAAATAAATAATCCTCCAAAAAATGCGAGCGCACTAAGTTCAGGAATACCAATGAACCATGATTCTCCCACGGTTGCAGGCATTACCATCACAAAAATATCCAGATAATGACCCAGTAAGATAACTATTCCGGTCATTACCACAAACCAGTTCACCCTTTTAAAATCGCTGTTCATAAGCAAGAGTACAGGGAATAGGAAGTTCACGGCCACCATACCAAAGAATACCAGTCCGTAATCTTCTATACGCGCCACAAAATAGGTAACCTCTTCAGGAATGTTAGAGTACCAGATAAGAAGGAATTGTGAGAACCACAGGTAAGTCCAGAAGATACTGATACCAAACATGAACTTCGCAAGATCGTGTATGTGGCTGTCATTAACAAAAGGAAGATAGCTGCGGGATTTCAGGTATATAGTCACCAATGCAATAACGGTAATTCCTGACACAAACATACTGGAGAATACATACCATCCAAAAAGGGTACTAAACCAGTGCGGATCAAGGCTCATAATCCAGTCCCATGACATCATAGATTCAGTAACTATAAAAAATACAAGGAAACCTGCAGATAATTTAAAGTTCTTCTTGTACCAGGTAATATCTTTAGCATCGTCCTGTCTTCTTGAATTTCTGGTAAGAAGATATCTGAAGAAGGCCCAGCCACCAATGTAAATAGCTGCCCTAATCAGGAAAAAGGGAACGTTAAGGTAACCCTGTTTATTCTGAATAATCTCATCGTGCGCTACAACTTCAGGATCCATCCACACAAATAAATGGTTGAGATGGAGACCGGAAAGCACCAGTAAAACAAACATAATCACACCACCCGGAAGAAGGTACGCAGTGATCCCTTCCATCACTCTAAAGAGTACAGGCGACCATCCGGCCTGCGCTGCAAACTGTATGGCGTAAAAAGCCAGCACTCCAAGTGAAATCATAAAAAAGAAGAAAGCAGCAACATATAATGCCGCCCATGGCTTATTCTGAAGCTGATGTAAAATGTGCTCCAGGTGAACCAATTCAGCATCTTCGGCCATTTTGTGCACTTCTTCATCTGTACGATCGGTTTCTACTTTATGTTCAGAAGGCACATAATCAAAACCCCTGGCATCATCTTCCAATTCATCTTCAGTTTGCCCGGTTAAAGGCATTTCAACCATTTCTCCATGATCATCATGTGCCACAAGCTCCCTCACATCTTCAATAGTAGAAGGAACGGCAATAAATCCGTAGACAAGGCCCAGGAGACCAACAACCATGAGGACAATGGAAAATAATTTTAATTTACTGGATAGCGTGTACATATTATCTAATATCTAATGCTGTTATTCTTAGTTTTCGTCAATTGGTTCTCCTTCGGGCTCAGTCTGTTTCACCTCCATTTGCTGTTCAGCGTTTACCGGCGGCATAAGGTTTGCTTCGGGCTCATTGCCGGGCAGGGAATCAAATGCTCTTTCGGGACCACCTTCAAGCTGGTTTTTGAGGTTCATCACATAATGATCTATTTTCCAACG
This Salinimicrobium tongyeongense DNA region includes the following protein-coding sequences:
- a CDS encoding transposase — protein: MKQDVLEPGGTYHIFNRGNNKEDIFRELENYQYFLYLLKKYLVPVCDIYAYCLLKNHFHLLLRLKDPQDLSPKLCEKPHLAFSHLFNAYTKAFNKRYGRSGSLFQEHIKRKRVEDEKYLIQLIAYIHLNPVKHGFTEDYKTYKFSSYQAYKSSKPSLLKREYILSLIDPEVFEHWHDERKLQTDYLSNFLQGQT
- a CDS encoding cytochrome c oxidase subunit II, yielding MTVFLIIIVVALFAITIWQLSRIFQLSRNTSSTDASEVASDKDNRTQGNLMLAFGIAFYLFMLYNFWNFSDRALPAASSEHGADYDNLLLITMAVIMFVQVITQGLLHYFAFKYKGKKGQKALFFADNDKLEFVWTIIPVIVLAGLIIYGLFTWSDIMDVDEEDDPIVIELYAKQFSWQARYAGQDNVLGKANVRFIEGANTMGVDESDPYAMDDVITAEIHLPVNRPVLFKMRSQDVLHSAYFPHFRAQMNVVPGMITQFSFTPTVTTDEINETEYMRDKVAYINEIRREKSAELAALGEEPLGDYEQFEYYLLCNKICGVAHYNMQMKVVVETEEEFNTWMAEQKEYSETMQAATAGTQVEQSSGNELAQVEN
- the ruvB gene encoding Holliday junction branch migration DNA helicase RuvB: MNENLDPTGENFSPEEMDIERALRPLQFDDFAGQDQVLDNLKVFVSAANQRGEALDHTLFHGPPGLGKTTLAHILANELGVGIKVTSGPVLDKPGDLAGLLTNLEERDVLFIDEIHRLSAVVEEYLYSAMEDYRIDIMIETGPNARSVQINLNPFTLIGATTRSGLLTAPMRARFGISSRLEYYTTELLSDIVQRSAHILKVPISMEAAIEIAGRSRGTPRIANALLRRVRDFAQIKGNGKIDIEIAKYSLKALNVDAHGLDEMDNKILTTIIDKFKGGPVGITTLATAVSESAETIEEVYEPFLIQQGFIQRTPRGREVTEAAYKHLGRVRGGIQGGLF
- a CDS encoding cytochrome c oxidase subunit I — translated: MSAVGHVPVNEHAHDDHHHEGNFFTKYIFSMDHKVIAKQYLFTALFMGIIGIAMSIFFRMQLAWPSESFKIFEIFLGKWAPGGVMSQEIYLALVTIHGTIMVFFVLTQGLSGTFSNLLIPLQIGARDMASGFMNMLSYWLFFLSCVIMLSSLFIESGPASAGWTIYPPLSALPQAIGGSGLGMTLWLVSMAIFIASSLLGSLNYIVTVINLRTKGMSMTRLPLTIWALFVTAIIGVVSFPVLLSAALMLIMDRSFGTSFFLSDIYIGGEVLHYQGGSPILFEHLFWFLGHPEVYIVILPAMGIASEILATNSRKPIFGYRAMIASILGIAFLSTIVWGHHMFVSGMNPFLGSVFTFTTLLIAIPSAVKAFNWITTIWKGNLQMNPSMLFSIGFVSTFITGGLTGIVLGDSTLDINVHDTYFVVAHFHLVMGISALYGMFAGIYHWFPKMFGRMMNKNLGYIHFWITIIGAYGVFFPMHFVGMAGLPRRYYDNTAFPYFDDLLEINVLITVFAIITALVQLVFLYNFIHSIFAGKKATANPWNSNSLEWTTPVEPIHGNWPGEIPHVYRWAYDYSKTNENGDYVIAGQDFAPQNVPLQKGEEELNH
- a CDS encoding quinol:cytochrome C oxidoreductase: MYTLSSKLKLFSIVLMVVGLLGLVYGFIAVPSTIEDVRELVAHDDHGEMVEMPLTGQTEDELEDDARGFDYVPSEHKVETDRTDEEVHKMAEDAELVHLEHILHQLQNKPWAALYVAAFFFFMISLGVLAFYAIQFAAQAGWSPVLFRVMEGITAYLLPGGVIMFVLLVLSGLHLNHLFVWMDPEVVAHDEIIQNKQGYLNVPFFLIRAAIYIGGWAFFRYLLTRNSRRQDDAKDITWYKKNFKLSAGFLVFFIVTESMMSWDWIMSLDPHWFSTLFGWYVFSSMFVSGITVIALVTIYLKSRSYLPFVNDSHIHDLAKFMFGISIFWTYLWFSQFLLIWYSNIPEEVTYFVARIEDYGLVFFGMVAVNFLFPVLLLMNSDFKRVNWFVVMTGIVILLGHYLDIFVMVMPATVGESWFIGIPELSALAFFGGLFIFVVFSALTKAPLLAKGNPFIKESEHYHY
- the queG gene encoding tRNA epoxyqueuosine(34) reductase QueG, which produces MNNSARSKNSALIKAEAKRLGFLSCGISKAEFLEEEAPRLEEYLSKERHGKMSFLENYFDKRLDPTKLVEGSKSVISLLLNYYPEEKQREDSYKISKYAYGTDYHYVIKDKLKSLLQFMQQEIGEVGGRAFVDSAPVMDKAWAAKAGLGWVGKHTLLLSKQKGSFFFVAELIVDLELEYDAPVTDHCGSCTACIDACPTNAIVEPYKVDGSKCISYFTIELKDQLPQEMKGKFDDWAFGCDTCQDVCPWNRFSKPHNEPLFNPHPELLSMSKKDWEEITEETFREVFRKSAVKRTKYSGFTRNIKFLKKDS
- a CDS encoding cytochrome P450; protein product: MKKTHGIPKVSRKHFYKSALGILKNPLPFHHQNFEKHGDTFLLNVGMGREIIFSRDSGFAEYVLQKNQKNYTKSEIQTVDMAKYLGQGLLTAEGELWKKQRKLIQPAFHKKQLAGLLDKVQSAIVEELKKINTTAPMDVFPVYNDLAFQTVVKSLFSSAVGQREIDRLQFITEAAQKMLVKELRQPYLGWYFKWFGKIKEHLDLTAEARQILTRIIEDRKQSGKREDDLLDMLLDARYEDGNTMTHEQLIDEILILFTAGHETTSNALTFITQLLGRNPQVQEKILAEVQLAKDNPEDLMGFLRHCRYTQAVVEEGMRLYPPVYFIDRVNLEDDEFEGKFYPKGSSLLFSIYEIHRHPKHWKDPEQFLPERFLEGKYASFFPFGAGPRKCIGNNFAMYEMVMTVAELVSRYKIEAGPGEIQIQPLITLKPKNAVLQFKLRK